The DNA region AATGAAATATTGATATGTACCTACCAACACTTTCATTTGGTTTCTGCCATATGTTTTAGTTCAAAGTTTTATGAAAAACAGACTGTCCCAGTCTGATTTATGATCCTGCCCGCCACATGTTCTCCCTCTCCATCTCCATCCAGATTAGAAAAAAAGATATAATTTAAGCAAGTGAATATAAAAAAATTTGTATCCATTACTTCTTTATGTAAAATAATACTTAAAATGAACTTAATACAGTTACGTATTTTGTTAAAAAATTAATCACCTATTTATATAACTAGATTTAAAAGTACGTAGGTTAATTTGTCCCATTAAAGCGCTTAACTCAGACAAACATATGTTCTCGCGTTGCTTATGAATTTTTTGTTTTAGTTTTATAGCATATAGCATTTTAGATTTATTAATAATTGCATGACATTTCATAGTAGGGACTAAGATGTGAAGTTAATTAGTGGCCGTAATTTTTCTTATGCAACTCTTGAGACTTACGACCTCACTACTTGTTTAGTAAATTTCCTACTAAAATCAATTCTacttatccgactcatgatctaccTACTTATTATCTAATGATAATGCACTAAATTAATTACCACTAACACATGCTCGCATGCATATAGACGTTGTTAAAAGGTTATCTTACGGGCACAATGCTTAGATAAATTTTACCTTATATGTATTGTATCTGTGAGTTAACTATTAATTGTGGAGAGAAAATCCTTAAATATATAAACAGATCATCTCAAAATTAAACTTGAAGCATAGATTTTCTTCCATCAGTGTTTACCATCTTGATTTTTCTATTCATGCATTGTTCAGCTCTTATCCAATTGATTTCTTTCCCACATTATTCACCTCCCACCCACCCCCATCATATGTAGATATAATGGTTTTTGTATGTTTGTGTGTGTATATGAGAATTGGTGAAGATACAATACGCAGCTAGAGATCAATTGAACAAGGAGAAGAAGCTTAATTATAAGTTACAATATACGGTTCAATATTTATGCTTAATTAGAAGCTCATATGTTAGCCATTGATAGAAAGGGATAGACAGGAAATGAATACATCTAATTAGCTGCCTGATTGATAATAATAATCTCTTTTTTCTTGCTTAAAAAATTACAAAGAAgagaaaagtaaaaaataaatgaaattggAAATTAATTAGAAGAGCCACTGCAGATCTCTAATAATAGCATTGTTCTGAGCAGCCTAATCATCCTCGTTTGTTATTTGATCCAAACACCACCTTTCTCCAAATCTAATTGCTCTTTGCCATCACCCTTTTGATCATAAATGTACCTATTCCACAGCCAAACAAACTGGATTTTTGTAATATCAGTTTTCGATTCTCATTTAACAAccactagctaattatttattcaAATACTAAGAAATGATCAgtgaaaaaaatgaagagaatcTCAATGAGATTCTTATTCTACACAATCTCGAGGATTGTCACATGGTCATGTTCCAAAGTGACTGTATACCATGTGACCTCAGGACTTGATTCTTTGTAAATTATAGTAATCATCAACGTAGTAAAAGTACTTTATTGATTTTTCACATTTCATACTAATTACTAAAGTATATGAAAAATTATCTCTCCTCTAACAAGTCTAGATGGTACTAAGGCAAATGTTACACTATCATTTCaaacttaatttgatattttactaacTAGATATTACATTTTCATAGCATTTTAAACTATTATCTTAAATGTTCTTATACTAATAGTTATCCTAACAATATACTTTAAATAACAACACAAATATAAATTGGTCTAGTTTATTGGGAGGGGACTAGTCTAATCTAAAGAAGAAAATTTTACATTTTTTACCCTAGTTGACCTATGGGAATGATGAATATTTATCTTTATAGTATacttcctctgtttcaatttatgtgaacttattacTATTTGAAAGCCTTCGAGGTAGATGTTTGACCATGTTTTCTTTACATTTTTTCTacattatttgaattataaattatgaCGACTTATAATACTCTTTATATAATTTCTACAtataaaaattttatttttacaaacttaaaaaatctatgtcaaaatttaAGGTCAATTATAAAATTTGACCCTCTTATTTCAAaaaagttcacataaattaaacgGAGAGAGTAAGATTTATGCCACTCTGTAGTAGATTTGACATTGAATATATTTTCCTTAGACAAAGACCACGTGGATGTGCGTTGGAAAAGGGGTCCCGGGCCATTAAGAAATTAATATAAGCCCATGTGAGGCCCACGTGAGAGAATCATTTATTTTGACTAAATATTAGTATGGGTAATAGTGGAGAAAATTTCATACATATTTATAGTTTAGAGCATAATTACGAAATATAGTTATAGTTTGCGTATTTACGAAATATAATTACAATTAGGGATGTATCAGCGCATGCAGTTGCACCGGATTAGCTGAAATCGGGGGTATCAGTTGTATCAACTCTTACTGTATATCGCATATAATCGCACTGAATTAGCTGAAATTTGCAGGTAGCAGTTGTATCATCGCATATTGTATCAACTGAAATCGCACATATGCATAACTTATGGGCTAATACAGTTTTCTCTTGCGATATCGATATCAACTAtagctaacaacaacaacaacaacaacaacccagtgaaatcccacaacgtggggtctggggagggtagagtgtacgcagaccttactcctaccaaggtaggatggctgtttccgagagaccctcgactatAGCTACCTTTCTTAAATACAATCTAAATATTTACTACGTCGCAATCGCGTAATTTTTTGTTAATAATAAAATAGGTACCTGCAGTAGGAGGAACTGATGTGGACTTTGACATAAGGGCAGGGACAGCAGCCATTGGGCCAGCAGCTGTTGGAGAGTAGATATGGGCTGGAAGGCCCATTGTCTGTGTCTGATGATGATGGTAGTGATAGTATGGATACATTGGCATCAATGTGTTGCCACCCATCATTGGCTGACCTGGATACACTTGAGAGAAATGTCCACCATTCATGTAGGCCCCACCAGTGTAGCTTAGCTTCTGTGCCAATGAAAACACACTCCTTTAAGACTTCAAATCTTCAAAatggaaaaggaaaaagaaaaaagccAAATGATGAAAATttgcttccctttttttttttttttatgttggtTACTTACATGATTGTAATTCATGTCTGTGGCAATGTAAGCTGGAGAATACCTGCACAAATACCAATAGTCGAAATAATTATGTCTATATTTCAATTTATAAGCTAGGAAATTCTATAGAACAATTGCTCCGTTGAATCGTTGTTTTAActaaatgtaaaataaatattGGAACATGTCGTGCTTCCTTCCAGAATTTCCAAAGTAGTATCCCTTGATTACAATTTATGCCGCGACGTTTCTATTTTGGGTAGtcagagtattttttttttaccatgcCTCTCTCAAAATATTTTTCAAGTATTTGAAATCATTAATTATTATGACttagaatatttttttatttctgcatatataaattttatttaaaaaacaaGAACAATTTATGCTCGAGCCACACATTACTTTGACCCTCGTACCCAAATCATTGCCACTTAAAGGAAAATGGAGACTATTGTTAATAAGATAAATTGGATGAGACACTAAACTAGAACAATGTGGGCATccaaatcaaaataaaaagaGAAGAGGGTTAGAATTTAATATATACGTACCCATAGAAAGGAAGTGGTTGATGATGGTGCTGATGGTGAAATGGTGAAGCCGAAGCTGCAGCTTGTGGTGCCGCAGCAGGATAATACCACTGCACGTGACTTGCAGGTGATGCTGAATTGGCCCTTGGTCCTACCACATTCGGTCCTTCAACATTTTTCAATAAAAAAATACAAATTAGATAGTTTATCATGGGTAACAACTGTATCCGACATTCACACCAAATCGATAGATGCGTGTCAGATGTTTGCACATAAATTTTCGCACTTcattataattaattaattttactaAATCACTTAACCACGAAAAAGAGTAGCCCGATACACAAAGCAACCCGTGTTAGCAGGATTGAGGGAAGGGTCACATCTCAAGGGTTGTGATGTAGACCGTACTAATGCAAGCATTAATGGCTATTTCTACGGTCCGAACCCGTGACCTATAGTCACACGGAGTAATTTACCGTTGTTCTAAGGCTCCCCTCTAATACACTTAACCATGATAAGTTGATTTATTTGATGTAAATAATGATACCAATAAACTTTCACCGTTTAATACTTAACATGCTTTTATGTTAACTATCACTTAATCTTTGATAAATTATAAAAATTTAATTGCTATAATAAATATTTCCATAATAAGTATATATTGGTACCTtggggaggaggaggaggagtagTAGTAGTAGTGATAGAGGGAGAGGGTCTGGAACGCCGTGCGCCCAGAGATGCCAGATTGCAGTTGGCTCGACGGCCATTGATAATGGGAGTTGCATCCTCACATGCCTTTTTGGCTGATTCTGCCTCCTTAAAAGTCACCTAtataaaaaaggggaaaaaagatTGAGGCATTTTAAATAAAAAGTAAAAACACTATATGCTTAAATTGTTAAATTTACATTAATGATAgaatatttacttttttttttaatttagaaaTATTATAGCatatttattttccttttaaGTCTAGCATCTACATTAAttacaaaatattaattttcttttaattagtactcataagaaaaataatatatttccttttattttttgcccTTTAGGTCTCTACTTAGTGATATAGTCTTTATTTCGAATGCAAGAATCAATGTGAGTTTTCATTCATTCTCTCCTTAATTTCTTCGTTCCATAACATAAATTCCAAAGGGTAAAAActgttttttatttattaaaaaaatgatAAGCTGTATGCACTAGCATACAATCAAGTTACTTATACAGATAATGTCCAAAACACACGTTAATTGGTAAGTTGATTAAAATTAACTAATTTGCCATGTTCTAATCTTGTAAAAAATTGTCGCAGAAGTTTTGGTAGGAGTATAATTTAAACAACACGGAGGTACATGATTCCGATGCACAACAAAGATGAAATTAGAAGTATGTTtggatttgtataaaaaaaactGTGTCTCATGAGTCATGAGTAGTCACGACATAGATGAATCTTTTGAAAGACGCAACTCAATTATCTACCCTAGTGGTCCATCACTCAAGGGTGTTTATTATTTGACAATCTTATCATAAATATGTATATCCATATATAATTAAAGAGAAGGATGAGGGGAGTTAACATACAAAGCCATAGCCCTTGGATCTGCCGGTGAGCTTGTCAGAGATGATGACAGCTTCCAAGATTTCACCGTACTTATCAAAGTGCTCTCTCATGGCTTCTTTGGGAGTTTCCCATGCCAGCCCTCCCACAAACACTTTTGTCAACGTTGTATCTCTCTCACCCAccatgttgttgttgtgatgctGGTTAATATTGCTCATCGTCATCTCGATAAGCATGCACAAAAAATGGAAGAGAGACAGAATAATGAATGAAgtttatttggagttttaaggacAGACAATAGAGGATTTGAAAGGAGAACTTCAAGACTATATAAACTTGGGAAATAGGAAGAGGAGTGGGGTGAGGGGGAAGTTAAGGGGGTGGGTGTTGGGACTGGGAGATTGATGgaatatgcatgatattatatcagagtatattaatttttatattatcgtgtaaaaaatatttatactatTAAATTATCTTAAAGATTTTTACTGCTCATAAAATTAAGAATAAGACAAATTATAAGATATTAAAGATAATGATAATATACAAATTATTTACACTATTAAGGGTCATTTGGTTGCTGGTTAAAGTTATGAAGATATTGGTTATTCAGGCATTAGTTATGCAGTAGCAGGATTTAGTTATACAGGCTACAGTTAGTTaattatatactccctccggatcaaaaagactGTCTACTTAATCATTTGCACACCTCTTAAAAAAATACTAgtttctagaaaaaaaaataggtaatttgactaaactgtctctaattaaataggtattgggatttgaACACATAACACTTAAAAGGGGGTAAATCTGAAAAACTAAaactaattctttcttgatttgctaagtggacactctttttgactcaagaaaaaaaaaggctaagcgAACACTCTTTGAGATTTGATTACAgaacacttaataagggcaaatctgaaaaactaaggttaattctttcttgatttgctaagtggacgCACTTTTTGAGCCAAGAGAAAAAGGCTAAacggacactcttttttatccggagggagtattagttattccatcttttattctgcataaaataatatatagagTATCTCATAACTATTATACATGTAATAGTTATGCAGGTTTGCGAACTGGTTACCGAAATCGTACTTGATGTGTTTAATTTTGTATATAGCAACTAAAACACTACTTAACGTGATGTTAATTATACTAATTTTAATACGTGAATAACTTACTTTTTTTTAACCCACAACCAAACAACCCCTCAATGTATATGAATTAAATCCACGTGTATGTGTACACACAGCAGGCACATAGAACTTAGTTGTATGTAGctctgttgtgtgtgtgtggggttGGGGGAGGGAATAAGAAAATGGAGAAAAGCAGGAGGACAGAAGAGCATACAGTTGGAGGATGGGTTGGGGCCATCAACGTGGTCTCCTTTTCTTCATCATCTTCTATCTGGCTTTGTTTAATAACATGCCACTCTTCATTAAACTTTACTTACCATATTAAAAGCCCTATGTTTGTGTGTTGTGCCATAATATTTTCTTTCCTAACTTGGATGCATACAATTGTACTTATGGGTCCACGCGCTATTCCTTTTCTCCACCAATTGAATTACCTGCTATGCACATAATAGTAACAAGCTAAGGTTAGATGAATATCTTCTACGTTGTAACTATATTCACCAGTCACCATTCCTCTTTAAAATTTACTTTCCTTCTGTTTTATGATTTACATAAAtggtaaaatatttatttttttaatttacaagTTTTTAATAATCTTTATTTTCCTTTTAAGTCTAGATGTACATTAATTATTTAATATTTAGTTTACTTTAATTTTAGTATTTATAAAGAAATAacacatttttattttattttattcctttTTAGTTCTCTATAAATAGTAATGTAGTATATCATTTTTAATGCAGAAAACAATGTAATGAATAAATGCAATGAGATTTTTGTTCATTATCTCTTGGATTAATTTTCTCCCCCGCTTCTTCGATTCCATAACATTCTCTACCCATTCATTAATAGTattatagagcccgtttggattggcttgtaagttgcttataagctgttttcagtttttttgagtgtttgactggccagcttaaagtcattttgtgcattAAATAAGCCTAAAAAgttaattgggcccgtttgacttagcttatctaaagcagtttataagctgtttccagcttacAAGCtgcttttttttaagcccatccaaactaagggtgtcaagtgggccgggccagccCGAACCTGGCCCGGTAAACCCGGCCCACCACCGGCCCGGCCCAAGCCCACTAAtaggtgtaaggggctgggctaggtgggttttattagggggctgggccggacaaggtggacagcccaccaACCCGGCCCACCATcagcccgggtgatgg from Lycium barbarum isolate Lr01 chromosome 10, ASM1917538v2, whole genome shotgun sequence includes:
- the LOC132614480 gene encoding probable RNA-binding protein ARP1, whose product is MLIEMTMSNINQHHNNNMVGERDTTLTKVFVGGLAWETPKEAMREHFDKYGEILEAVIISDKLTGRSKGYGFVTFKEAESAKKACEDATPIINGRRANCNLASLGARRSRPSPSITTTTTPPPPPQGPNVVGPRANSASPASHVQWYYPAAAPQAAASASPFHHQHHHQPLPFYGYSPAYIATDMNYNHKLSYTGGAYMNGGHFSQVYPGQPMMGGNTLMPMYPYYHYHHHQTQTMGLPAHIYSPTAAGPMAAVPALMSKSTSVPPTAVCLAVE